TTTCCTCCGATTGTGTCAACCACAGAACGCCCATCGGGGAGGAAATGGACACTCCTGATGATCAGCATGCAGCCATGGTCAGCAAACCTGCAGGGAAGGGAACAGAAGTTTGAAGGAACGCTTCAATGCTCTGGATCATTAGGAACAGATCTCCCTTTAAGTCTTTTTGAAGAACTGCTTTTTTATCGCGCTTACCCCTTTTGGGAGTCACTGATGCACATTCCAAACTGCCGTGTGCCGGTGTCCATGCAGCGGCGAATCATGAGGCGATAACGAGGCTCGAAGACATGCAGAGGACAAGGCACGGTGGGGTAAGCCATGGTACACACAAAGATAGGCACATTCTTCGTCAGGCTGCAAAGAGACAAGCACAAAGGTCAATTTGTCATAGGCCACCAGGAGATAACCATATAAAACCAAGTATTAGAGAAGACTTCTTACTCAGAATGCTCTCTGGTTTCTTCTAGATGAGTTTTCGTCCTCTCTGCATAATCGTGGCTCAGGTGTTGTTTGATTAGCACCTCCAGGACTGTGGTTACCATGTACTTCCGACACGCCAAGTACTGGAGACAGCAGGATGAGTAACAGCAGAGAGTTAGGCCTGAAGTGTTCTGACGTTGAGGCTGTTCTAGGACTGCTGCCTCACCTCTTTCAGGCTCTCTTTACAGAGCGGACAGTGCGGTGTGTGGTCCAAGCAGCGCTCTAAGCAGTTCTTACAAAAGGTGTGACCGCATGGAGTTGTCACAGGCTCATAAAACAATCTGTACAAACACAACGGATCTGAGTTACAAACAGGCCTTTCTTGACTTGTTTTCACTTTACAACAAATAATGTAGAAGGCattggtaaaaacaaacaatcctCATCCTAGTATTCTCTTACCTCATGCAAAGAGAACACTCAAGGTCACTAGAGTCCAGCATACCCTCAGGaacacttttgcaggtttttgCTTTGGAAATGTGTTGTTTGGAGCCTTTGGTGACACCTAAATTAggaagaggggggaaaaaaaagctgttaaacTATTATTGCAGTAAAGTGTTATAGTATGTCTTTTATTAAAGGCAGCCAAAATAATCTCAGTGAGTCTTAACAACACACCTTGCTTCTTGTATTTGCTACTTCCACTGTCCACAAAGCAGGATTCCAGGTCGGACACAGACAGCTTCCTCTTCAGCAGACTTCCCTTGTCCTGGTCGCCCAGCTGAGGAGCAGAGCTGACTCTCTTCAGTCCCTCATCGCCACTGTTGCAGCCGTGCGTTCGCAGCGATTGAGTTCGGCTCAGACCGGGCCGCTCCAGACTTTCCCAGCGTTTCTGGATAATGACAGATGACAGACGATGGTTCCCTAAGTGGCACTGAATCAAGTCATTCATTAAACACGCATATAGCAGTATTTATTCAAAGGTACCTCCTGGCTGTTCACTTGGTGTGCGGAAACAGCTCGGTTCTGCTGTTGGTGTGCTCTCTGAACCGGACACTGTGGTTGTGCTTCTGCCATAAGGGCTTTGCTGCGTAAATGAGGCAACGTGTTCTGAGTGGTTTCCTTCAGGCCGACTTTAATATTCTCATCCGCGGGGGAAAGAAGGTCACACaagatctgcaaaaaaaaacaaacaagtatgttATCAGGCTGAACAAGAGAACTCGTTAGCTTCATCAAAACCGTCAGAGACAAAGCAACATCTAGTCAGGGTTAagtaccttttattaaaaaaaagtcatacagATCAGTTTTAATAACTGGAAtgtttaaaccaaaaacatgcAGTGGAATCTTAACGTGATTTAAAAACCTCTGGAAGCGATCACCTGACACCAGCTGGAACTACTTGGCCTGTGGAAAAGCCTGACCAAAAAGAGCTGAGAGGAATCTGTATGTCAGCTGAACAAaggcaatatttttttaacaagccaTGTCAAAAGGTTCTGATGAAAAGAATCTCATGAAGGTGTGAATAAGGTTATGTATAAGACAAATGCcattattgctttttttccccccagcatATGGAGACAGCTCAGAATTTTTCCACGTCTGGTCCATGCAGCCACAAAGAGCAACCGTGTTGTTCTTTGCTATGAATAATGTGACACCAAAGAAGCTGTTTGAGTTGGTGTTTCCTAACTGCTGGAACGCCACTGATACGACATTTGCCTTATGAGCAGATTACATGCGTAACAAAAAAGGCTCTCCAGTTATCTATCTGGGGCTTGTTTCATAAATGATCGATTTTTTTTGGGCAACAAGAGGTTGCAGAAGACTTCAGAGAACTGCAGAGTCATTATTATATCATTTGTAATTCCTATGTAGTCATTTTAGTCTTATATCAGCTGACTCAAAATGTGGTTCTCGAAAAGAATTACTCAGACAATCTGTCAAGATCCCTTAGCAAAAGTGGCCATTTCTCGTCAGAATGTTGTTTTGTATCGTCTTTTTCGGATTATAAATTACTCCGGAGTACAAGTCAACCAAACAAGGTATAATAATTGGGGTAAAAGGATCGGCACTTGTGTGATGATTGGGAATCACATCAATAAATTCTATTTATTGTTTACAAAGGGTAAAGAAACACATTGTTACTTTTACTTTAAAGCAAGTTAATGTTGTCTATATCTTATCTCTCCTTTAATCCCAGCCAGGTGATTGCCACACCCCTCCAAAAAACCATGGGGCTGACTGTTATCTGACCCCCATAAACAACCTGTCCAGAGTGTACTGAGACGTCCTCTAGTGACTATCGGAGCCCCATCTCCACTTTAAACCCGGATCAAAACAGAAACGTATGAATGAGGTTTTTGTCTGAATCTGTACAGACAGTCCGACCAAACAGACGCAGACAAATTCATCACACGTTATGCCTCTGCCAGAAGAATAATCATGTTCCTCTAAAAAATGCATGAGGAGAAAGTGTGTCACTTACATAACTACAATAGTGTCTGTGTTCTGTCTATTAAGTGGCACTAATGTCATTACGCGCAGTCACAAGACTTGACCCACTAACTTATGTAAGTCCATGACAAACGATCACAGAGGAGACCCGCTGGATCTTGCTCTGTTCACAGGTTCAGTCAAATGTTCTGACACGCACAAAATGTTGGGTTCTCTGATGTTAGTCAACAGGAACGGAAAAACTATTTCTCAAagttttaacccataagaacccagacccattatttcttcaaaataaaattatgtatattttaccacaaacaagtggaccacagaatccatttctgacattttttttagttacgCTGATATCACCATGAGTTTTTGTGGGTTAAAATCGAATCTCACTTGAGGAAAATAAGCTTGCTTTCTTATTGACCGATCAAACCTCAAAACCTTCAGATCAATAGGTGAGAAACACCTGATGAAAGGATGATTGTTCCATCTAACAACAGCAAATAAATCCcttgaatgggccaaaatctgCTCATCCGTGGCAGACGAACAAATGCAAGCTATAAAACCTTCACACATGActgtccttttgttttgttcattctgtCAGATAATTGTCACCCTCCTCAGCTCCACTCACTCGTCCCACAAACATGAACCTTTGATTAACACAACCATGTGCATCACATCCACGATAACAGGGTTAAAGCATCTTTTTTCCAAattagcagcttttttttacGAACAAACCTTTTCCACTTGTCTTTTAGCTCCTGGGAAGTCTTCATTGACAGACAGGCAGTGGAGGAAGACCTGCAGGGATTTGTCCACCTGCCCCATTTCATGCAGCACCATCGCCTTCCTAAACAAGGCCTGCAAGAACAGAAATGTTGTTAGTCTCCTAAGAATTACGCTTACACCTCACATTAACCCTGAAGCTCAGTCACATGGAGAACAGACAACAGCTTCCTTATGGTGTGTAGGTATTCCTTTGCAACTCTCACTTTGGGATGcagcatataaaaaaaaaagtggaaataaacgacaatttaaaaacaataaatgtgaaCATGCTCTCTGGTTTGTGATCTAAAAATACGATTGGATTTGACCTTAATCTTTACATTTTCCGCTTTAGTAAACAAAACCCTTGATTAGCATGATACTCTTGTTACTCCAATGGAAACAACCCTAAATATAGAAGAGGAGGTAAATTCAATATccctgttttttaaagaaatcgtATTTTGGTACTTTTAGAAGAACTTTTATGATCCTCACAATCAATGGAAGAATAGATCATTTTGGTTTTCTAACCTTATTTAacccaaaacatttattttttaacctcgCTCAAAAGGATATTGGAtggaattttaaaaaactgctgtttgtgaCATACTTCAGCAGAACAAGTGGATCTGGAACAGAATTCGGCGTCCTCTAAAGCCAGTCGGTACTGCTTGAGAGCCATGTATGCTTCCGCTCTAGACAGACGAGCCGCCATCATGTGTGGATCTGTAAGAgagaaattaatattcatgCCATGTTTGTTGATATCGTATAATGTTTTAGTTTCCATCCATGGCAGAGAAGAGATAAATCATTTACCAATAAGATACCATaaacttcaaaacaaacatgaatgtGTGTCATGGACCAGAAAAAAGTACGAGTCTGGTTGCGCAAGTAAGTTCCCGTTTCCTGAAACCGAAAGTTTTCCTTAAGGTCATACATTACATAATCATATCTCCTTAAATTTTGCAAAAGTGTCGATAATGTCAGGAAAAAATTGATTTAGAAGGAATTACATAAAAAGACTTAAGTTGACTTTCTGTTTCCAAATAAAtcatgtggtttttttttttttttttttaatggaagtaAGCCTTCTAATCAAAGCATATATTTTTTAAGCAGAAATTGATATTAGAAGaataattttcattttgctGGATGCTACTTATTAAAGCTGTGTTTGAAATACACAATCTGAACAAATGGAACTTTGAGAGAATGAAGATTTCCATATCGGGTAGAGAAATAACTAAATAGTACactttcaaatgaatttttttgCTCCAATAAATGtcaacagaacatttttttaaacatgaccaGGTGCCTTTATGATCATTACAAGGGTTATCACTACGCTGCACCTTCATGTCATCATGTTTTGTCTTGGTGTAGTCCAcctactttttttaattcattgtaCTTTTTCAACACAATGTCACTTTGCATACCTAATACAGCATAATAATAGCAACAacaattgtaataaaaaaaaattattatttggtTAAATAATCACTTTTTTTAAGTAGTGCACATCGGCATTTACTCcaaatcatattttaaaaattaatatttgctTATTGATCAGGGGGAAAAAACCTGGAACGGTCTTAATTTGTTTACatagtttgaaatattttgtttaaaaaaattaataaagaatgttttaaagtgtttttaaatagGTAATCTAAGCTTTGTTAACATACAATTGTATAGTATGTTTATTACAACAGTAGGTTGAAAGTGATACTATATCTTTTGAAGGCCCAATTGTTATTCTAAACTACTATGCAACTGTTGAATAATATTAAATATTCTTACAATCATTTCCTCTCAATGGGATCAATAAATTTGCATTCAATTCTATTCTAATAAACTGGTTAACTTGAAGTGGctagtaaacatttttttaactattgaATTATGTAGGActtcaaaaaatatattatttatcttagattttatttttttacttgtttgattTTAGCCGGTGAAGATTTTTGTCATagatttgagttaaaaaaaaaatcatttctccCTATGAGGATATTGTTATTGAAAACCCCCGCTTTGCTGCTTTGCTAGTAGTAGGTGTAAGTACTGGccgaaaaaaaactatttctcgCCCCATGAATATACGTTTGCAGccgtaaaaaaatatttatgaaagcATGGTTCGTAACAGCTCACACAATTacaaaatcccccccccccccttttttaagTTGCAAAACCTGCCCAAAGTGTCACGACCTGCCTTACACAACTTTCCTCAAACGCGCATGCGCAGTCTCCCCACTTTCATAAGCGAGGCCCTGCCATCTCCCGAGATCCCGAGAGCCGCGAACCACTTCAGCGTTTGTAGTGAAAATGTGGGTCAACAAATGTCACCAAAAGTATCCAATCTGAGcttagtgaaaataaaaataaaaaaaccgaCAGAGCCCCGCGAACCTCTGAACTCCACCAGAAAGTCATAGATACCGATGAATAAAGAGCCTTCTTGTGACCGACCTTAGTTAGAGACGTGTGTGTTATGAGACTCACCTGACCGGAGAACAGCAGTCGCGTGTGAAACAGCTTCTCTGTAGCGTTTCCTTTTACACATGGCGTCCACTTCACTTAATGTTTTCaacttcttcagctcctctgggAAACATTTTTCTACAAGTCCGCACAGAGTTACATTCAGTTTCTCCTCGCCGCTGACAGGTTCACAGCACAGTTTGCATTTCGAAAGCAACCGCCGGTGCAAACATCTTCTACAGTACGAGTGTCCGCAGGCTACGGTCACGGGTTCGCCCAAAAAGCCCCGACAGTTGGGACACTCCAGCAACACCGAGTCCTCCCCTTCTTCCTCACCCAGGCCTGTGGGTCCTTCTCGTCCGGCCGTTTTCGTCTTGAAATTGCGGAGAATACAGTCCACGAAGGTGCTGAGCTGCTCGGGTCGCACGGGGCCATAGCGCACGGCCGCGGAGAACCAGTCAATGGCTTCCTTTAGACAGTCTTTCGAAGCCAATGCGTTTCCTTTCTCCAAAATGAGCTCACAATGATGGGAAtggtcctcctcctctccccctGAGACCGGGTCCGCACCGATAAAGAAGCTCAGTCTTTCCTCCGGTGCCTCCGCCACTTGTGGTTGTAGCGACATTTTAGCATGAACGAGTCTGGGAATGCTATAAATGCGGAGCTTTTCGTCTAGCTGTGTGTTTATACATGGCGATAGCTGCCGCGGTCTTTGACAAATTACAGAACTGTTTTTCTCACAGATACTCTGattgttacataaaaaaatctgcatcacgtgaacagcacgctgagtcctgattggtcaaactgtCTCGGTTACAAAACATGTGCTGTAAAGTTTCATAACTACGGAAGGGACGTATTAAAGTGCGCTGGATGTCGACGCCGTCAGAAACATGGGCTTCAATTTTACACTGTTATAGTTTATTATGTGATTCTTAGAGAACGGCAGGTAATCACATATTTCAGCAATTAATACATTTAGGAAAACAGGAGAGTTATCAATTCAACCACAAAGTAATAAAAGCAAAGTTACCTAGTCATAAAAAAGAacgaaataaaaaagtaatcatATTTTTTAGAGTAATCATAATTATAAATACAGACTAAAGGAATCCGACCCAATTGgatggagataaaaaaaacatagaaaagttGCATGAtattgtttttctgcattttgaaaaatctcactaaatcaaattttttaGATGTTTAGTATGATGTACAATTAACAATTAAAGTGGGGATTTATTTGTACGTATTTAAAAGGATAAAAGTAAATATAAGGGAATAAAGCACAATTTTTTTggcaagaaatgtttttttttttttttgcttagccATCAGACTGAGGTCAAACATTAATCCTTATAATAGTAAAATATATTGCAAAATGTATGAGCACTCCTTATGTTTACTTAAGGTAATTTAATACTGATTTAACCTATTATACAACACCAAAATTAGAATttagcaacaaaacaaaacaaaaaagcttacTATTTTTCCCAGTCAATACAATgaatacaatttaaataaacaagtcAGTTTAAGGACTTCTTTGTTCCTTTTTATGAATATGGCTCATAAATGATATAAGCCTCACATTTACTGTCTTAGAATATTAGAAAATTTCATCAGACTaatcaaaaatgtatcttttcaTCCCATATTTGTGCCAAGTCCTGCTGAAAAATATAAGCAGCATCTCCACACACCTTGTCAGAAGAGGGCAGTGTAAAGTGCTTTAGAATTTCCTGACAGATGCTTGCATTGATTGTGGACGTCAGAAAAGTCAACTGTCATCTGCAACACCAGCAGATGCCAATGACCTTAAATCATCATACTGGACTTCAAGCAACATGGATTCTATGCCTCTCCACTTTTGTTCTAGACCCCAGAACTCCAGACTCCAAAACCTTAAATTCCAAATGGAATACAAAATTACTGAAAATATGAGTTTGGACCCTCAGCAACAGCCCAGTTCTTTTTTCTCCTTAGTCCCAGTTAGACACTTCTAACTTTGTCTTTAGGTTCAAAAGTGGCTCGATATGAGAAAAGGAGCATTTGCCACTTGTGATCTCTAAATTTATATAGATTTTGTTCGGCAATCCTTTGAAAGCTGCGGTGATCCCTGTTTCTGTTACAGCTTTTTCTACCACTCATTTTCCTTTAATGCTTTCATACAGTCCCCTGTTAACAACCAGCTTGCTTTAAGGTGATCCTTTGTTGTTTACCCTCCTTCTGAATTGTGTCAATGACTGTCTTCTGGACTACTGCTATGTCAGCAGTCTTTCCCATAGTTGTGCAGTCCAATGACAAAGACAATAAGACCATTTATAGGCTCAGAAACCTTTGCAGGCATCAACTAATTAATTTGGGTACCTCTATAAGTTTCtaacataaaacatt
The sequence above is a segment of the Oryzias latipes chromosome 1, ASM223467v1 genome. Coding sequences within it:
- the lonrf1 gene encoding LON peptidase N-terminal domain and RING finger protein 1, whose amino-acid sequence is MSLQPQVAEAPEERLSFFIGADPVSGGEEEDHSHHCELILEKGNALASKDCLKEAIDWFSAAVRYGPVRPEQLSTFVDCILRNFKTKTAGREGPTGLGEEEGEDSVLLECPNCRGFLGEPVTVACGHSYCRRCLHRRLLSKCKLCCEPVSGEEKLNVTLCGLVEKCFPEELKKLKTLSEVDAMCKRKRYREAVSHATAVLRSDPHMMAARLSRAEAYMALKQYRLALEDAEFCSRSTCSAEALFRKAMVLHEMGQVDKSLQVFLHCLSVNEDFPGAKRQVEKILCDLLSPADENIKVGLKETTQNTLPHLRSKALMAEAQPQCPVQRAHQQQNRAVSAHQVNSQEKRWESLERPGLSRTQSLRTHGCNSGDEGLKRVSSAPQLGDQDKGSLLKRKLSVSDLESCFVDSGSSKYKKQGVTKGSKQHISKAKTCKSVPEGMLDSSDLECSLCMRLFYEPVTTPCGHTFCKNCLERCLDHTPHCPLCKESLKEYLACRKYMVTTVLEVLIKQHLSHDYAERTKTHLEETREHSDLTKNVPIFVCTMAYPTVPCPLHVFEPRYRLMIRRCMDTGTRQFGMCISDSQKGFADHGCMLIIRSVHFLPDGRSVVDTIGGKRFQVLSRGMKDGYSTADIEYLQDSRVEDTDELEKLQELHDAVYEQAQVWFQNLKIRFHNQILQHFGPMPEREADIQATPNGPACCWWLLAVLPIDPRYQLSVLSMTSLKDRLVKIQHILTYLQSIPNN